The genomic region TGGCGGATCAGTTACAGCGATTAAGGAAGACTTATAAATTTTCATATACCAAAGTGACCAATCTCGAAGCCGGAAAAGTACTCGCTGATCAGGTGCCGAATTTATTCAGAAATAAATTTAATGTCATTGTATATAATTTTGTGGATATGCTTTCTCATGCCCGTACAGATATGCAAGTGATAAAGGAGTTGGCAGAGGATGAGAAAGCCTATCGCTCCATAACCCGATCCTGGTTTGATCATTCACCACTTCTCGAAACCCTGAAGCGTATTGCGGAGCGGCCTGCGAAACTGGTTATTACCACTGATCATGGAACCATTAGAGTAAAAGAGCCTTCTAAGATTGTTGGTGACCGGAATACAAACACCAACCTTCGCTACAAGCAGGGAAAGAACCTGAATTATGATAAAAAGGATGTGTTGGAAATCAGAAATCCTTCCGATGCATTTTTACCAAAAGTAAATGTGAGTACCGCGTATGTATTTGTAAAAGGGGATAAGTTTTTTGCTTATCCTAATAATTTCAATTATTATGTGAACTTCTATAGAAATACCTTTCAGCATGGAGGGATATCGCCGGAGGAAATGATTTTGCCCGTAATTACATTGCAGAGTAAAATATGAGGTTTGTCCGGGAAATCGCTTCGTTGAATGAATTAGATAGTGTTGCCGGTGAAATTCTGGAAAAAGCTTCAGACTATAAGATATTTTGTTTTCATGGGGAGATGGGCGCCGGAAAAACGACATTGATTAAGTCAATTTGTCGAAAACTTGGTGTGAATGATGAAGTGCAAAGCCCCACCTTTTCTATTGTTAATGAGTACGTAGACCGTACTAAAAATCCGGTTTATCATTTTGATTTCTATCGGTTGAAAAATGAAGAAGAAGCTTATGATTTGGGGTACGAACATTACTTCTTTTCCGGTTACTTTTGTCTTATTGAATGGCCTGAAAAAGTGAAGGACTTGTTAAATTTGAAAAAAGCAGATATTTTTATAGAGTTAATGGCTGAGAAAAGGCAAATAACAGTTGAATATGACTAAGGGTATAAGCGGAATGTCTGCATTGGCACAGCAAGGGATATTACTTCCTCAGGAGAGTGTTTTGGAAGTAGCAAAGCTTCGTAAAGAATTATTTATCGGAATTCCCAAAGAAATTTCTTTTCAGGAGAATAGGGTGCCATTAGTACCGGAAGCAGTAGCTGTTTTAACCAATAATGGACATCGGGTGCTGATAGAAGCCGGAGCGGGCATTGCAGCCAATTTTACAGATTCAGATTATAGCGAGGCCGGAGCGCAAATCGGATATTCTTCGGAAGAAATTTTTAAAGCAGATCTGATATTAAAGATTGCACCTCCTTCATTAGCTGAATTGGAGTATTTTAAAGATAAGCAATCGCTGATGTCTATTTTGCAAGTAGGCATGCAGCCGGAAGGATATATTCATCGACTTGGTTCTAAGAAATTGACTGCTTTGGCTTTTGAATATTTGAAGGATGAAACGTCAGTTTACCCTGTTATTCAGGCCATGAGTGAAATTGTAGGCAGTGCTGCTATACTGATTGCTTCTGAATTGATGAGTAACACCGTCGGTGGAAAAGGTGAATTATTAGGCGGAGTGCCCGGTATACCTCCCACCGAAGTAGTTATTATAGGTGCCGGTACCGTGAGCGAATATGCCGCAAGAGCCGCTATGGGTTTGGGTGCAAATGTTAAGATTTTCGACAATTCAGTATATAAACTCCGTCGTATTCAAAGAAATTTAGGCAGCCGGGTATATACTTCTACAATAAATCCGGTGACACTTCTTAAAGCATTAAAGACTTGCGACGTGGCCATTGGTGCTATTCTATCAAAAGAAGGTCGCTCTCCGATTGTAGTAACGGAGGAAATGGTTTCAGAAATGAGTTTTGGTTCTGTAATAATTGATGTGAGTATTGATCAGGGCGGATGTTTTGAAACTTCAGAAGTGACGAATCATTCCCATCCTGTATTTAAAAAGTACGGAGTAACTCATTATTGCGTTCCAAATATCGCAAGCCGTGTTTCCAGAACTGCTTCTTATGCACTCAGCAATATTTTTACACCCATTTTATTGAGTATGGGAGAAGAAGGCGGCATGGATGCATTGCTCTGGAAAGATGCCCATGTTCGCTCAGCAGCCTATCTCTACCGTGGGGCTGTGACCAATAGGTATGTTTCCGATTTTTGCAGGTTGCCATTTCGTGATTTGAATCTTTTGATGGCAACCAGAATATGATTTATCCCTTTTTGATTTGTGTTTTGTGTGTATGAACCAAGAATTTGTTTGCCTTTTCATCTTCTGCGGCTTCTCTTCAATGAAAGAATTAATATAGCCTGCTCGTGTAGATTCTTTCTGCCAATCGCTGCTGTTATATTTCCAGATTATGTGTTTCTGGTACGGAATTGAACCCATTTGGGTGTTGTTGTTCATAGGTTAGAGTTGTTCGTTTTCCTTGAGTTATTTTCTGTCAGAACTCCAGGATAGTTTTGTGTTAAGGCTAAAAAAAAGAGAGGCCATTCGTTAGAACAGCCTCTCTTTACTATTTATTGGTTCGCTTATTCTATTACCAGTCGAATTTGTTGCATTTCATTTCCGGCACGGACAATGACCATGTAGATTCCTGAATTTAAGTGTGAAATATTCATCTCTTTGCTGTTAATTCCGGGATTTGCTTCTCCTTGTTCTGAGAATACCATGCGACCGGAAAGATCAATCAGAGTGATGTTGTAATTCGCTGTTTCATTCGCATTGAAGCGGATTTGCACATTGTCTCTTGCAGGATTTGGAGCTACGTTCAGACTGCTGAGTATTTCAGGAGTACTGTTGATACGTGGTCCTCCGCAGAATGCAAAGTTGAGACTGATTCCACTTAATGATCTGAGACCACTTTGTCCACAAGCATTACTTGCTCGTACAGAGATCACCTGACCATTCGCAGGGTTAGCACCGAAGTTTACAGTTATCGTTTTAGTTCCCTGACCACTTACTATGGTTGCTCCACCCGGAACAGTCCAGGTATATAGTGAAGCTCCTGCTACAGTTGGGATTTCATAGATAACACCTGCCTGACCCGGACAAACATTTACCGGTCCAGTGATTGGAGCAGGTTGTCCCGGAGCACCTAAGATGCTGATAGATCTAGCACTTCCTGATCCGCATCCGTTGATTCCATTTACAGTAACTATTCCACCAGTAAATCCATTCGCTACACTGAATGTAATTGTATTGGTTCCTTGACCGGAGATGATACTTACACCCACAGGTACATTCCAGTTGTAACTTGTAGCATTGATACTGCCTGCAGTAGTCAGCATGGCGCTACTCGCTCCACATAGTCCTGAATTCAAGCCTGTGATAACAGCCGGAGTTAAAGGAATGTTGTTGCCAATATTCTTTGTTCTCATCGCTCCTGTACCACAAATGTTTGAGGCACTTACAGAAATCGTTCCTCCGTTGTATGCCCCACTTACATTTACGTTGATGATGTTAGAACCTTGTCCACTTGAGATGGTCATTCCGGTTG from Bacteroidota bacterium harbors:
- a CDS encoding alanine dehydrogenase, encoding MTKGISGMSALAQQGILLPQESVLEVAKLRKELFIGIPKEISFQENRVPLVPEAVAVLTNNGHRVLIEAGAGIAANFTDSDYSEAGAQIGYSSEEIFKADLILKIAPPSLAELEYFKDKQSLMSILQVGMQPEGYIHRLGSKKLTALAFEYLKDETSVYPVIQAMSEIVGSAAILIASELMSNTVGGKGELLGGVPGIPPTEVVIIGAGTVSEYAARAAMGLGANVKIFDNSVYKLRRIQRNLGSRVYTSTINPVTLLKALKTCDVAIGAILSKEGRSPIVVTEEMVSEMSFGSVIIDVSIDQGGCFETSEVTNHSHPVFKKYGVTHYCVPNIASRVSRTASYALSNIFTPILLSMGEEGGMDALLWKDAHVRSAAYLYRGAVTNRYVSDFCRLPFRDLNLLMATRI
- the tsaE gene encoding tRNA (adenosine(37)-N6)-threonylcarbamoyltransferase complex ATPase subunit type 1 TsaE yields the protein MRFVREIASLNELDSVAGEILEKASDYKIFCFHGEMGAGKTTLIKSICRKLGVNDEVQSPTFSIVNEYVDRTKNPVYHFDFYRLKNEEEAYDLGYEHYFFSGYFCLIEWPEKVKDLLNLKKADIFIELMAEKRQITVEYD